The following coding sequences lie in one Nitrospira lenta genomic window:
- a CDS encoding L-threonylcarbamoyladenylate synthase, giving the protein MAAAHVIPASNPESIRRAAEVIRNGGLVAFPTETVYGLGCNALNPEAVAGVFEAKQRPHFDPLIVHIATRTSLNRLVETISVGDHRLMDAFWPGPLTLVLQKREEVPDIVTAGLPTLAIRMPAHPVARALIREAGVPIAAPSANPFGYVSPTCARHVLDGLGEQVDLILDGGPCPIGVESTIVSMFGTRPEILRPGSITLAEIQKVIGPLGHTTAGQTTVVPGQHPRHYATRTPVTILATQGAAHTIQEHERAGLLALSTPGHVDERFHAVEVLSASGDLREAARNLFAALRRLDALGLDHLYVVPCEDQGLGLAIMDRLRRCAAPLAPLPRLTTSPASIHITSNSSEQ; this is encoded by the coding sequence GTGGCGGCGGCTCACGTCATTCCCGCATCGAATCCGGAATCCATTCGGCGGGCCGCCGAGGTGATTCGGAACGGCGGTCTCGTCGCCTTTCCAACTGAAACCGTGTACGGGCTCGGCTGCAATGCACTGAATCCGGAGGCGGTGGCGGGCGTCTTCGAGGCTAAGCAGCGGCCTCATTTCGATCCCCTCATCGTGCATATTGCGACACGGACATCCCTCAATCGGCTGGTCGAGACGATCAGCGTCGGCGATCACCGGTTGATGGATGCATTTTGGCCGGGGCCTCTGACTTTAGTGCTGCAGAAGCGAGAAGAGGTTCCCGATATTGTGACGGCAGGACTTCCCACTCTCGCGATTCGGATGCCGGCCCATCCGGTGGCGCGGGCGCTGATCCGGGAAGCGGGGGTCCCGATCGCCGCGCCGAGCGCCAATCCCTTCGGCTATGTGAGTCCGACGTGCGCGCGCCACGTGCTCGACGGACTCGGCGAGCAGGTAGACCTGATTCTCGATGGAGGCCCGTGCCCGATTGGGGTGGAGTCCACCATCGTGTCGATGTTCGGAACCAGGCCGGAAATTCTGCGGCCTGGCAGCATCACGCTGGCGGAGATCCAGAAGGTCATTGGCCCGCTCGGACATACGACTGCTGGTCAAACGACGGTTGTGCCTGGCCAACACCCTCGCCACTACGCGACCCGGACACCGGTAACAATTCTCGCAACTCAAGGGGCAGCCCACACGATTCAAGAGCATGAGCGCGCCGGACTACTGGCCCTGTCGACACCGGGCCACGTGGATGAGCGGTTCCATGCGGTCGAAGTGCTCTCGGCGTCCGGCGATCTGCGGGAAGCCGCGAGGAATTTATTCGCGGCGCTGCGGCGACTGGACGCCCTTGGCCTCGACCATCTGTACGTCGTGCCCTGCGAGGATCAAGGCCTCGGCCTGGCGATCATGGACCGGCTCAGACGCTGTGCCGCGCCGCTCGCTCCGTTACCCCGCCTCACCACTTCACCCGCATCAATCCACATAACGTCGAACTCCAGTGAGCAATGA